DNA sequence from the Chloroflexota bacterium genome:
CGTCGGCAACGGGACCATCCCGGTCGGAGCCGTCGGCGTGACGGTGACCTCGGGCCGGACGTGGACGCCATTCTTCCTCGGGATCGCCGGGATCAGGAACTGGTCGGCCGCGGCTGATGCGACGGCCAGGGGAGGCTGGTCCACCGCGCCGCCGAGCGGGGCCATCTTTCCGGCCGGGATCGCGTCGAGCTTCTTCTCGACCCATCCGTACTGCTCGGGCCCCATCAACACCACGACACCCTCCGATCCCTGCTACGCGCAGCGGCTGACGCCAGGCAATCTCAATGTCCCCGGCGGCTTCGGGTGGCTCAAGTTCGGAGCCACCGGCAAGTGCAGCGGCTTCGGGCTGGGGATGGATCCCAACAACGGGTGTCAGGAATCAGCGACGTTCCTCCAGAGCGAGATCGGCCCGCCGATGAACAGTTACGGCTGCTGCACGAGCGTCGGACTGTCCGGGAGTGCCGACAAGATCGGGAGCCTGCCCGGCAACAAGGCAAGCGCTGACTGCTCGAACTACATCCAAAACAACGTTGTCGTGACCGTCCCGGTCTGGGACACGGCGGGCGGCACGGGCGCCAACGCCTGGTAC
Encoded proteins:
- a CDS encoding pilus assembly protein, whose translation is MLRRGVRSRSSGQILALFALSATAIILALGLVIDGGYALTQRRASQNASDFAALAGARVIAEWIGGDTANGTDANVRLAITNTLNINGAAPITFGTAGGPVYVDSNGTIVPSAGAAASYVGNGTIPVGAVGVTVTSGRTWTPFFLGIAGIRNWSAAADATARGGWSTAPPSGAIFPAGIASSFFSTHPYCSGPINTTTPSDPCYAQRLTPGNLNVPGGFGWLKFGATGKCSGFGLGMDPNNGCQESATFLQSEIGPPMNSYGCCTSVGLSGSADKIGSLPGNKASADCSNYIQNNVVVTVPVWDTAGGTGANAWYHIIGFAGFQLTDCFGGKDITGVWRRLMTVGPVTDTPGPGGFQLGVQLIR